Proteins found in one Herbiconiux sp. A18JL235 genomic segment:
- a CDS encoding M16 family metallopeptidase: MNGAVLLPLDLSELTIGDVAEGVVRLTILPSGVRILTEHIPGARSATIGYWVAAGSRDETGAEGASPSHFGSTHFLEHLLFKGTPSRSALDIAIAFDSVGGEHNAVTSKEYTCYYAKVRDADLPMAVEVIADMLTSSLLDSDEFETERGVILEELAMAEDDPGDVVGERLFEAVLGAHPLGRPVGGTPDTIRAATRDAVWEHYRAQYRANDLVVAAAGAVDHDVLVAQVTTALVAAGWNLGLAAAPRPRRSSTAAPLVGASPLRVVGKPTEQVSLMLGLPGIVATDERRTTMAVLNSVLGGGMSSRLFQEVREKRGLAYSVYSFAPSYSDAGVFAMFAGCTPGREGDVSELMLAELGRLASDGITADELDRAHGQLSGSAALALEDSDTRMSRLGRSELTLGEFVDLDESVRRLMAVTADDVQQLARELAAGPLSVAAVGPIDDYAFRQVAPV; the protein is encoded by the coding sequence ATGAACGGCGCCGTACTTCTCCCTCTCGACCTGTCCGAGCTCACCATCGGCGATGTCGCCGAAGGGGTCGTACGTCTCACGATCCTGCCGAGCGGGGTGCGCATCCTCACCGAGCACATCCCGGGCGCACGCAGTGCCACCATCGGCTACTGGGTGGCCGCGGGCTCGCGCGACGAGACCGGCGCCGAGGGCGCTTCGCCGTCGCACTTCGGGTCGACCCACTTCCTCGAGCACCTTCTGTTCAAGGGCACCCCGAGCCGCTCGGCGCTCGACATCGCGATCGCCTTCGACTCGGTCGGCGGCGAGCACAACGCGGTGACCAGCAAGGAATACACCTGCTACTACGCGAAGGTGCGCGACGCCGACCTGCCCATGGCGGTCGAGGTCATCGCCGACATGCTCACCTCCTCGCTCCTCGACAGCGACGAGTTCGAGACCGAGCGTGGGGTCATCCTCGAAGAGCTCGCGATGGCCGAAGACGACCCGGGCGACGTCGTGGGGGAGCGGCTGTTCGAGGCGGTGCTGGGCGCGCATCCGCTCGGCCGGCCCGTCGGCGGAACCCCGGACACCATCCGAGCGGCGACCCGCGACGCCGTCTGGGAGCACTATCGCGCCCAGTACCGGGCCAATGACCTCGTGGTGGCTGCCGCCGGAGCCGTCGACCACGACGTGCTCGTGGCCCAGGTCACCACCGCCCTCGTCGCGGCCGGCTGGAACCTCGGCCTCGCCGCCGCGCCCCGCCCCCGCCGTTCGTCGACTGCCGCCCCGCTCGTGGGCGCCTCCCCGCTGCGCGTCGTCGGCAAGCCCACCGAGCAGGTGAGCCTGATGCTCGGTCTGCCCGGCATCGTCGCCACCGACGAGCGCCGCACCACCATGGCCGTGCTCAACTCGGTGCTCGGCGGCGGCATGTCGTCGCGGCTGTTCCAGGAGGTGCGTGAGAAGCGCGGCCTCGCCTACTCCGTCTACTCCTTCGCCCCCAGCTACTCCGACGCGGGCGTGTTCGCCATGTTCGCCGGATGCACGCCCGGCCGCGAAGGCGATGTCAGCGAACTCATGCTCGCCGAGCTCGGCCGCCTCGCCTCCGACGGCATCACCGCCGACGAGCTCGACCGGGCACACGGCCAGCTCTCCGGCTCTGCAGCTCTCGCGCTCGAAGACAGCGACACCCGCATGTCGCGGCTCGGTCGCTCGGAGCTCACGCTGGGTGAGTTCGTCGACCTCGACGAGAGCGTGCGGCGGCTCATGGCCGTCACGGCCGACGACGTGCAGCAACTCGCCCGCGAACTCGCCGCCGGCCCCCTCAGCGTCGCGGCGGTGGGCCCCATCGACGACTACGCCTTCCGTCAGGTGGCGCCGGTCTGA
- the leuA gene encoding 2-isopropylmalate synthase codes for MKNNQAPSAMPIHKYRPYHEQIAVELPDRSWPSKVITQAPRWCAVDLRDGNQALIDPMSPERKRIMFDLLVQMGYKEIEVGFPSASQTDFDFVRSLIEENAIPDDVTIQVLTQAREHLIKRTYEAIAGAKQAIVHLYNSTSVLQRDVVFRTDKQGIIDIALEGARLCREFEKTVPETAVYYEYSPESYTGTELEFAVDVCNQVLEVFEPTPERKVIINLPSTVEMATPNVYADSIEWMGRHLKYRENVIISLHPHNDRGTAVAAAELGYLAGADRIEGCLFGNGERTGNVDLVALGINLFTQGIDPQIDFSDLDHVRRTAEYCNQLKVHERSPWAGDLVYTAFSGSHQDAIKKGFEAMAAEAAEHGKSVDDLVWAVPYLPVDPKDLGRSYEAVIRVNSQSGKGGVAYLLKTDHALDLPRKLQIEFSGVVQAKTDAEGGEVTSDQIWAIFNDEYLPAPADRAEEKWGRFELTRTRTASDLGGSVSLDVELRIGDEVIDAGAVGNGPIDAFLKVMSEQGVDIKLYDYVEHALSASGDALAAAYVELQVDGTRLWGVGIDADISTASLKAVVSAVNRAIRVRDADRELAGV; via the coding sequence ATGAAGAACAATCAGGCTCCGTCGGCCATGCCGATCCACAAGTACCGCCCGTACCACGAGCAGATCGCGGTCGAGCTGCCCGACCGCAGCTGGCCGTCGAAGGTCATCACCCAGGCGCCGCGCTGGTGCGCCGTCGACCTGCGAGACGGGAACCAGGCACTCATCGACCCGATGAGTCCCGAACGCAAGCGCATCATGTTCGATCTGTTGGTGCAGATGGGCTACAAGGAGATCGAGGTCGGCTTCCCGAGCGCCTCGCAGACCGACTTCGACTTCGTGCGCTCGCTCATCGAGGAGAACGCCATCCCCGACGACGTCACCATCCAGGTGCTGACGCAGGCCAGGGAGCACCTCATCAAGCGCACCTACGAGGCGATCGCCGGCGCGAAGCAGGCGATCGTGCACCTGTACAACTCCACCAGCGTGCTGCAGCGCGACGTGGTCTTCCGCACCGACAAGCAGGGCATCATCGACATCGCGCTCGAGGGCGCGCGACTGTGCCGCGAGTTCGAGAAGACGGTGCCCGAGACCGCCGTCTACTACGAGTACTCGCCCGAGAGCTACACCGGCACCGAGCTGGAGTTCGCCGTCGACGTCTGCAACCAGGTGCTGGAGGTGTTCGAGCCGACGCCGGAGCGCAAGGTCATCATCAACCTGCCCTCGACCGTCGAGATGGCGACTCCGAACGTCTACGCCGACTCGATCGAGTGGATGGGGCGCCACCTGAAGTACCGCGAGAACGTCATCATCTCGCTGCACCCGCACAACGACAGGGGCACGGCGGTTGCCGCTGCCGAGCTGGGCTACCTGGCCGGGGCCGACCGCATCGAGGGGTGCCTGTTCGGCAACGGTGAGCGCACGGGCAACGTCGACCTGGTGGCGCTCGGCATCAACCTGTTCACCCAGGGCATCGACCCGCAGATCGACTTCTCCGACCTCGACCACGTGCGACGCACCGCCGAGTACTGCAACCAGCTGAAGGTGCACGAGCGGAGCCCGTGGGCCGGCGACCTGGTCTACACCGCGTTCAGCGGGTCGCATCAGGATGCGATCAAGAAGGGCTTCGAGGCGATGGCCGCCGAGGCCGCCGAGCACGGCAAGTCGGTCGACGACCTGGTCTGGGCGGTGCCGTATCTGCCGGTCGACCCGAAAGACCTGGGCCGCTCGTACGAGGCCGTCATCCGGGTGAACTCCCAGTCGGGCAAGGGCGGTGTCGCTTACCTGCTGAAGACCGACCACGCCCTCGACCTGCCGCGGAAGCTCCAGATCGAGTTCTCCGGGGTCGTGCAGGCCAAGACGGATGCGGAGGGCGGCGAGGTCACCAGCGACCAGATCTGGGCGATCTTCAACGACGAGTACCTGCCGGCTCCGGCCGACCGCGCCGAGGAGAAGTGGGGGCGCTTCGAGCTCACCCGCACCCGCACGGCGAGCGATCTGGGCGGATCGGTGTCGCTCGACGTCGAATTGCGCATCGGCGACGAGGTCATCGACGCGGGTGCCGTCGGCAACGGCCCGATCGACGCCTTCCTCAAGGTGATGAGCGAGCAGGGCGTCGACATCAAGCTGTACGACTACGTCGAGCACGCGCTGAGTGCATCGGGCGACGCGCTGGCCGCGGCGTACGTCGAGCTGCAGGTCGACGGCACGCGCCTGTGGGGCGTCGGAATCGACGCCGACATCTCGACCGCTTCGCTGAAGGCGGTCGTGAGCGCCGTGAACCGGGCGATCCGGGTGCGCGACGCCGATCGCGAATTGGCCGGGGTCTGA
- a CDS encoding isoprenyl transferase has protein sequence MSPVLRRSGAEPPRTTSRYAEPFRPLDWTGLQPPDMSAAAVPKHVAIVMDGNGRWANQRGLTRIEGHRAGEAALLDVVAGAIQIGVKHVSVYAFSTENWKRSPDEVRFLMGFNREVLHRRRDQLNEWGVRIRWAGRKPKLWASVIKELQFAEQLTAANSTLTLTMCVNYGGRTEIADAVRAIADDVAAGRIRPSAVSEKLIQRHLYVPELPDVDLFVRSSGEQRTSNFLPWQSAYAEMVFLDRLWPDFTRVDLWEAIERYKGRARRFGGAVDKPSASVAVEESEAE, from the coding sequence GTGAGTCCTGTCCTCAGACGCTCAGGCGCCGAGCCTCCCCGCACCACCTCCCGCTACGCAGAGCCCTTCAGGCCGCTCGACTGGACCGGCCTGCAGCCCCCCGACATGTCCGCGGCTGCCGTCCCGAAGCATGTCGCGATCGTGATGGACGGCAACGGGCGCTGGGCGAACCAGCGCGGCCTCACCCGCATCGAGGGTCACCGCGCCGGTGAGGCCGCGCTCCTCGACGTGGTGGCAGGCGCCATCCAGATCGGCGTGAAGCATGTGAGCGTCTACGCGTTCTCGACCGAGAACTGGAAGCGCTCGCCCGACGAGGTGCGCTTCCTCATGGGCTTCAATCGCGAAGTGCTGCACCGCCGGCGAGACCAGCTGAACGAGTGGGGAGTGCGCATCCGCTGGGCGGGCCGCAAGCCCAAGCTCTGGGCGAGCGTGATCAAAGAGCTGCAGTTCGCCGAGCAGCTCACGGCCGCGAACTCGACCCTCACCCTCACCATGTGCGTGAACTACGGCGGCCGCACCGAGATCGCCGACGCCGTGAGGGCCATCGCCGACGACGTGGCCGCGGGGCGCATCCGCCCCTCCGCGGTGTCGGAGAAGCTCATCCAACGGCACCTGTACGTGCCCGAGCTTCCCGACGTCGATCTCTTCGTGCGAAGTTCTGGAGAGCAGCGCACCTCGAACTTCCTTCCCTGGCAGTCGGCCTACGCCGAAATGGTCTTCTTGGACAGGTTGTGGCCCGATTTCACGCGGGTCGACCTGTGGGAGGCTATCGAGCGCTACAAGGGGCGCGCCCGCCGTTTCGGCGGAGCTGTGGACAAGCCGTCGGCATCCGTCGCTGTGGAGGAGTCGGAGGCGGAATAG
- a CDS encoding GNAT family N-acetyltransferase, whose translation MRIRTGDVSAPAERALLDDYFAYRAAAFPTAGGYSVAHPDPAAFEPPAGVFLVVEDDAGVAVGCGGIRMLPSTEAETVRYEVKHVWIDPAARSHGWATELLLELERRALELGATELVLDTHHTLEAAARLYSRLGYLPTTPYNTNPNATRWYRKPLA comes from the coding sequence ATGCGCATCCGCACCGGCGACGTCTCGGCCCCGGCCGAACGCGCCCTCCTCGACGACTACTTCGCGTACCGCGCCGCGGCGTTCCCCACGGCAGGCGGCTACTCCGTCGCCCATCCCGACCCCGCAGCCTTCGAACCCCCGGCCGGGGTCTTCCTGGTCGTGGAGGACGATGCAGGAGTCGCCGTAGGGTGCGGCGGCATCCGGATGCTGCCCTCGACCGAGGCGGAGACTGTGCGCTACGAGGTCAAGCACGTCTGGATCGACCCGGCAGCCCGTTCCCACGGCTGGGCGACCGAGCTGCTGCTCGAACTGGAGCGGCGGGCGCTCGAGCTGGGCGCCACCGAACTCGTTCTCGACACCCACCACACCCTCGAAGCGGCGGCCCGGCTGTACTCCCGCCTGGGCTACCTGCCCACCACCCCCTACAACACCAACCCCAACGCCACCCGCTGGTACCGCAAGCCCCTGGCCTAG
- a CDS encoding DsbA family protein, which translates to MSETEPIKIDIWSDVACPWCYIGKRKLENGLEEYAQSGDSLPVEIEYHSFELSPDTPVDFDGSTTDYLAARKGMPVAQVEQMLDRVTGIASSVGLDYDFDAVKHTNTVKAHELLHYAKARGKQLEAKELLLKAYFVDGRHVGRLDDLADLATELGFDRDDVVRSLETDEYLADVHADQRQAAAYGIQGVPFFVIDGKYGVSGAQDAAAFVQVLSQVAGDRREVGA; encoded by the coding sequence GTGAGTGAAACCGAACCCATCAAGATCGACATCTGGTCAGACGTGGCCTGCCCCTGGTGCTACATCGGCAAGCGCAAGCTGGAGAACGGGCTCGAGGAGTACGCGCAGTCGGGCGACTCCCTGCCCGTCGAGATCGAATACCACTCCTTCGAGCTGTCGCCCGACACCCCGGTCGACTTCGACGGCAGCACGACCGACTACCTCGCCGCGCGCAAGGGCATGCCGGTCGCGCAGGTCGAGCAGATGCTCGACCGCGTCACGGGCATCGCGTCGTCGGTGGGGCTCGACTACGACTTCGACGCGGTGAAGCACACCAATACGGTGAAGGCGCACGAGCTGCTGCATTACGCCAAGGCCCGCGGCAAGCAGCTGGAGGCGAAGGAGCTTCTGCTGAAGGCCTACTTCGTCGACGGACGGCACGTGGGGCGCCTCGACGACCTCGCCGACCTCGCGACCGAGCTCGGTTTCGACCGCGACGACGTGGTGCGCTCGCTCGAGACCGACGAATACCTCGCCGACGTGCACGCCGACCAGCGCCAGGCGGCGGCCTACGGCATCCAGGGCGTGCCCTTCTTCGTCATCGACGGCAAGTACGGCGTCTCGGGTGCTCAGGATGCCGCGGCGTTCGTGCAGGTGCTGTCGCAGGTCGCGGGCGACCGACGCGAGGTGGGGGCGTGA
- the dapB gene encoding 4-hydroxy-tetrahydrodipicolinate reductase, with product MTTKVAVVGATGKLGRVVTAIVEASEEYELAAALDSRSELEEMLAGDVVVDVTVPGVSQGVVEFAVAHGRNVLIGTSGWSNERITALRRTLGDEPQSGVVVIPNFSLGSVLATSFAALAARFFDSIEVIEAHSASKVDSPSGTAVRTAELMQAARAAQGPVAAPHSDQRARGQQVASIPVHSLRLNGIVAKQDVVFGGTGEVLTISHETISSTAYESGIRVALAAAVTARGVVVGLDQVLDLDAASSRGAKAGAGDGTSASGAPGADADTPDAAPENVSGQAASATSVTP from the coding sequence ATGACAACGAAGGTGGCGGTCGTCGGCGCGACGGGCAAGTTGGGACGGGTCGTCACGGCCATCGTCGAGGCGTCGGAGGAGTACGAGCTGGCCGCGGCCCTCGACTCCCGCAGCGAGCTCGAGGAGATGCTCGCAGGCGACGTCGTGGTCGACGTCACCGTGCCCGGGGTGAGCCAGGGCGTCGTGGAGTTCGCCGTCGCCCACGGGCGCAACGTGCTCATCGGCACCTCCGGCTGGTCGAACGAGCGCATCACCGCGCTCCGCCGCACCCTCGGCGACGAGCCGCAGTCGGGGGTCGTGGTCATCCCGAACTTCTCCCTCGGCTCGGTGCTGGCCACCTCGTTCGCCGCCCTCGCCGCGCGGTTCTTCGACTCGATCGAGGTGATCGAGGCGCACTCCGCCTCGAAGGTCGACTCACCGTCGGGCACCGCTGTGCGCACGGCGGAGCTGATGCAGGCCGCGCGCGCCGCGCAGGGGCCGGTCGCGGCGCCGCACAGCGACCAGCGGGCTCGCGGCCAGCAGGTGGCGAGCATCCCGGTGCACAGCCTGCGGCTGAACGGCATCGTGGCCAAACAGGACGTGGTGTTCGGTGGCACCGGCGAGGTGCTCACCATCAGCCATGAGACGATCTCGTCGACCGCCTACGAGTCGGGGATCCGGGTGGCGCTGGCCGCCGCCGTCACGGCGCGGGGTGTCGTCGTGGGGCTCGACCAGGTGCTCGACCTCGACGCGGCGAGCAGCCGTGGTGCGAAGGCGGGTGCCGGTGACGGCACGAGTGCCTCCGGCGCACCGGGCGCCGACGCCGACACCCCGGACGCGGCCCCCGAGAACGTCTCGGGACAGGCCGCCTCGGCCACGAGCGTGACCCCGTGA
- a CDS encoding GAP family protein: MFWQVLGETLPLAFAVIISPLPLVAVITLSLGPRGRGNAVVFTVAFAVAFFALTLGLSSGLKGTTENDAFFARVFHIVLGFAFAALFFYLAFRSWQKRPKKVQKPAEPRWLASIDSFGVMKSAGLGLLLGLVNLKNIPIAVAAGAVIGSKHLDWPLVIVASAVFAGVSSLGLLVLCAVGGSGSTTVSAGLQSAKVGLIRHNALIMAVLFVLLGAIQLGRAFESF; encoded by the coding sequence ATGTTCTGGCAGGTGCTGGGGGAGACGCTCCCGCTCGCGTTCGCGGTGATCATCTCGCCGCTGCCCCTGGTCGCGGTGATCACGCTCTCGCTCGGGCCGCGCGGCCGAGGCAACGCCGTGGTGTTCACCGTGGCGTTCGCCGTCGCGTTCTTCGCGCTCACTCTCGGTCTGTCGTCGGGCCTCAAGGGCACGACCGAGAACGACGCGTTCTTCGCCCGGGTGTTCCACATCGTGCTGGGGTTCGCGTTCGCTGCACTGTTCTTCTACCTGGCCTTCCGCAGCTGGCAGAAGCGGCCGAAGAAAGTCCAGAAGCCGGCGGAGCCGAGGTGGCTCGCGTCGATCGACTCGTTCGGCGTGATGAAGTCGGCGGGGCTCGGACTCCTCCTGGGCCTCGTGAACCTCAAGAACATCCCGATCGCCGTGGCGGCCGGCGCGGTCATCGGCAGCAAGCACCTCGACTGGCCGCTCGTGATCGTGGCGAGCGCGGTGTTCGCCGGGGTGTCGTCGCTCGGGCTCCTGGTGCTCTGCGCGGTGGGCGGCTCGGGCTCGACGACAGTGTCGGCCGGGCTGCAGTCGGCCAAGGTGGGACTGATCAGGCACAACGCCCTCATCATGGCGGTGTTGTTCGTGCTGCTCGGCGCGATCCAGCTCGGCAGGGCGTTCGAGTCGTTCTGA
- a CDS encoding OsmC family peroxiredoxin has protein sequence MAITSEATTVWHGDLLSGAGTTTLDSSGAGAFSVNWKARSAGAASTTTPEELLGAAHASCFSMAFSHALAEFGTVPESLQTTAAVTFDPAEGITGSHLLVSAVVPGIDEADFQRIAEEAKAGCPVSRALAGVPITLEASLA, from the coding sequence ATGGCCATCACGAGTGAAGCGACGACGGTCTGGCACGGAGACCTCCTCTCCGGCGCCGGCACCACCACCCTCGACAGCTCCGGTGCCGGGGCGTTCTCGGTGAACTGGAAGGCCCGTTCCGCGGGAGCGGCAAGCACCACGACCCCCGAAGAGCTGCTCGGCGCCGCGCATGCCTCCTGCTTCTCGATGGCGTTCTCGCACGCCCTCGCCGAGTTCGGCACCGTGCCCGAGTCGCTGCAGACCACGGCCGCCGTCACCTTCGACCCCGCCGAGGGCATCACGGGCAGCCACCTCCTCGTGAGCGCCGTCGTGCCGGGCATCGACGAGGCCGACTTCCAGCGCATCGCCGAAGAGGCCAAAGCCGGCTGCCCCGTGTCGCGAGCCCTGGCCGGTGTGCCCATCACCCTGGAGGCGAGCCTGGCATGA
- a CDS encoding histidine phosphatase family protein: protein MAHTLYLVRHGEQLDAEHGVDDGPLSPRGQRQARALADRLGGVPFDAVWHSPLQRAEETATIMAEHLPALDPQPSALLFDCVPTGYSPQMPHSFEPFFNSVTDDQTEAGRAQMADATAEFLTPGRGTTHELLITHNFVIAWFVREAMDAPDWRWVGLNQAHCGLTIIRSKSGRMPELVAYNDLGHLPVELRTGVNEPQPY, encoded by the coding sequence ATGGCTCACACCCTGTACCTCGTCCGCCACGGCGAGCAGCTCGACGCCGAGCACGGCGTCGACGACGGCCCGCTGTCTCCGCGCGGCCAGAGGCAGGCGCGGGCCCTCGCCGACCGGCTCGGCGGGGTGCCGTTCGACGCCGTCTGGCACTCTCCCCTGCAGCGCGCCGAAGAGACGGCGACGATCATGGCCGAGCATCTCCCGGCGCTCGACCCGCAACCCTCCGCGTTGCTCTTCGACTGCGTGCCCACCGGCTACTCGCCACAGATGCCGCACAGCTTCGAGCCCTTCTTCAACTCCGTCACCGACGACCAGACCGAGGCCGGCCGGGCGCAGATGGCCGACGCGACCGCCGAGTTCCTCACCCCGGGGCGCGGAACCACCCACGAGCTGCTCATCACCCACAACTTCGTCATCGCCTGGTTCGTCCGCGAAGCGATGGACGCGCCCGACTGGCGCTGGGTCGGCCTCAACCAGGCCCACTGCGGCCTCACCATCATCAGGTCGAAGTCGGGGCGCATGCCCGAACTCGTCGCCTACAACGACCTCGGACACCTGCCTGTGGAGTTGCGGACGGGCGTGAACGAGCCGCAGCCCTACTAG
- the recO gene encoding DNA repair protein RecO, whose translation MPVYRDEGVVLRTHKLGEADRIVTLLTRQHGKVRAVARGVRRTGSKFGARLEPFMVADVQFYEGRTLDTITQAVTLGSYGAEITADYASYTAANAMVETADKLTETEPSLQQYLLLVGALRSLARGEHGPALTLDSYLLRALSMAGWAPSFYDCAVTGEAGPHSAFVVQLGGVVSDGVAPPGTPRLDPGTLELLAALLTGDWQTADASEAPTRSRASGIVAAYTQWHLERGLRSLEHVERSQTTKKVPSP comes from the coding sequence GTGCCCGTCTACCGAGATGAAGGCGTCGTGCTGCGCACCCACAAGCTGGGGGAGGCCGACCGCATCGTCACCCTGCTGACCCGCCAGCACGGCAAGGTGCGTGCCGTGGCCCGAGGTGTGCGCCGCACCGGCTCGAAGTTCGGGGCCAGGCTCGAGCCGTTCATGGTCGCCGACGTGCAGTTCTACGAGGGCCGCACCCTCGACACCATCACGCAGGCCGTGACGCTCGGCTCGTACGGTGCCGAGATCACCGCCGACTACGCCAGCTACACGGCGGCCAATGCCATGGTCGAGACCGCAGACAAGCTCACCGAGACCGAGCCGTCGCTGCAGCAGTACCTCCTCCTGGTGGGCGCCCTCCGTTCCCTCGCCCGGGGAGAGCACGGGCCCGCGCTCACCCTCGACTCCTACCTGCTTCGTGCGCTCTCCATGGCCGGCTGGGCGCCGAGCTTTTACGACTGCGCGGTGACGGGGGAGGCGGGCCCGCACTCCGCCTTCGTGGTGCAGCTCGGCGGGGTGGTGAGCGACGGCGTCGCACCTCCCGGCACGCCGCGCCTCGACCCCGGCACCCTCGAGCTTCTCGCCGCCCTCCTCACAGGAGACTGGCAGACCGCCGACGCGTCGGAAGCGCCGACCCGATCACGGGCGAGCGGTATCGTGGCGGCTTACACCCAATGGCACCTGGAACGCGGGCTCCGCTCTCTCGAGCACGTCGAACGGTCGCAGACGACGAAGAAGGTCCCCTCCCCGTGA
- a CDS encoding TlpA family protein disulfide reductase, which produces MSWTAPLAFIVALVALSTVLGVLWRARQGRATPTPRRVTGTGANRQALEPALFAAGGFGDRATLVQFSTDHCASCPSTRRVLREISAATTDVAYLDVDVTNRADLVRRFAILQTPTTLVLDRHGVVRTRIGGAARRAVVEKTLQELR; this is translated from the coding sequence ATGAGCTGGACAGCACCCCTCGCCTTCATCGTCGCCCTGGTGGCGCTGTCGACCGTGCTCGGCGTGCTCTGGCGCGCCCGTCAAGGACGCGCCACGCCCACCCCGCGGCGCGTGACCGGCACGGGCGCGAACCGCCAGGCGCTCGAGCCGGCCCTGTTCGCGGCGGGCGGCTTCGGAGACCGGGCGACCCTGGTGCAGTTCTCCACCGACCACTGCGCCTCGTGCCCGTCGACGCGGCGCGTGCTGCGCGAGATCTCGGCGGCGACGACGGATGTCGCGTACCTCGACGTCGACGTCACGAACCGCGCCGACCTGGTGCGACGGTTCGCCATCCTGCAGACCCCCACCACGCTCGTGCTCGACCGCCACGGCGTCGTACGCACCCGCATCGGCGGTGCCGCCCGCCGCGCCGTCGTCGAGAAGACCCTCCAGGAGCTTCGATGA
- a CDS encoding TIGR01777 family oxidoreductase has protein sequence MSASKTVLIAGASGFIGTELTAQLEAAGHTVLRLVRRPARTALERTWDPEARWIKTVHLDDADAVVNLSGASISRLPWTFQYKKEILQSRIAATTTLTEAILRSENPPEVFVSGSAVGFYGDRPGELLTESSPMGTGFLAKVAAAWERAAEPARARTRLVTARTGIVVGNGGGALKPLSLLAKFGLAGPLGDGSQIWPWISLHDEAAAIRHLLFGTEVAGPVDLVGPHPVSAGEIARKLAESMHRPYWLPAPAWAIKAVLADAGRDLLLSNQNVSAQKLVASGFVFREQTIDEALARL, from the coding sequence ATGAGCGCCTCCAAGACCGTCCTGATCGCCGGGGCCTCCGGGTTCATCGGCACCGAGCTCACCGCCCAGCTGGAGGCCGCCGGACACACGGTGCTGCGCCTCGTGCGACGCCCCGCCCGCACCGCGCTGGAGCGCACCTGGGACCCGGAGGCGCGCTGGATCAAGACCGTGCACCTCGACGACGCCGACGCCGTGGTGAACCTCTCCGGCGCCTCGATCTCCCGCCTGCCGTGGACCTTCCAGTACAAGAAGGAGATCCTGCAGTCGCGCATCGCCGCGACCACCACCCTCACCGAGGCCATCCTCCGCTCGGAGAACCCGCCCGAGGTGTTCGTCAGCGGTTCGGCGGTCGGCTTCTACGGCGACCGCCCGGGCGAGCTCCTCACCGAGTCCTCGCCGATGGGCACCGGGTTCCTCGCGAAGGTCGCCGCGGCGTGGGAGCGTGCGGCCGAACCGGCCCGGGCGCGCACCCGGCTCGTGACGGCGCGCACCGGCATCGTGGTGGGCAACGGCGGCGGGGCGCTGAAGCCCCTTTCTCTGCTCGCCAAGTTCGGTCTCGCGGGCCCCCTCGGCGACGGCTCGCAGATCTGGCCCTGGATCAGCCTGCACGACGAGGCTGCCGCCATCCGTCACCTGCTCTTCGGCACCGAGGTCGCCGGCCCCGTCGACCTGGTCGGTCCGCACCCGGTGTCGGCGGGCGAGATCGCCCGCAAGCTCGCCGAGAGCATGCACCGCCCGTACTGGCTGCCGGCTCCCGCGTGGGCGATCAAGGCGGTGCTCGCCGACGCGGGGCGCGACCTGCTGCTGTCGAACCAGAACGTGTCGGCGCAGAAGCTCGTCGCCTCGGGGTTCGTGTTCCGCGAGCAGACGATCGACGAGGCGCTCGCGCGGCTGTAG
- a CDS encoding DUF4395 domain-containing protein: MIDPRAPRFAAGITAVLLLVVVGLAFAFPTGPETPLEVRIGNPAFALLAALALLFLWGATAGVRRHPFGVLFRELVRPRLAPPTELEDPRPPTFAQLVGFVVTAAGLLLALIGVPWALLAAASLAFVAAFLNAVFGYCLGCQIYLLLVRLKPVRV, from the coding sequence ATGATCGACCCCCGCGCACCCCGCTTCGCCGCCGGCATCACCGCCGTGCTCCTGCTCGTCGTGGTAGGCCTCGCCTTCGCCTTCCCCACCGGGCCGGAGACTCCGCTCGAGGTCCGCATCGGCAACCCCGCCTTCGCCCTGCTCGCGGCGCTGGCACTGCTCTTCCTCTGGGGAGCCACGGCGGGCGTGCGCCGGCACCCCTTCGGTGTGCTGTTCCGCGAGCTGGTGCGCCCCCGACTCGCCCCTCCCACCGAGCTCGAAGACCCCCGGCCACCGACCTTCGCGCAGCTCGTGGGGTTCGTCGTCACCGCGGCAGGCCTGCTGCTCGCCCTGATCGGAGTGCCGTGGGCCCTTCTCGCGGCGGCCTCGCTCGCCTTCGTCGCCGCGTTCCTCAACGCCGTGTTCGGCTACTGCCTCGGGTGCCAGATCTACCTCCTCCTCGTGCGCCTGAAGCCCGTGCGCGTCTGA